One Yoonia sp. BS5-3 genomic window carries:
- the mraY gene encoding phospho-N-acetylmuramoyl-pentapeptide-transferase yields the protein MLYWLTALSDGGDFYNLFRYITFRAGGAFMTALLFGFIFGPPLINVLRRKQGKGQPIRDDGPEGHFSKVGTPTMGGLLIVGALTTSTLLWARLDNPFVWMVLFVTLSFAAIGFADDYAKVSKQNTAGVSGKIRILLGIIIAGVAGYWAAQYHPEDLTNQLALPIFKDTLINLGVMFIPFAIIVIVGAANAVNLTDGLDGLAIMPVMIAAATFGIIAYAVGRTDFTEYLDVHYVPQTGEILVFSAGLIGGGLGFLWYNAPPAAVFMGDTGSLALGGALGAIAVATKHEIVLAIVGGLFVVEALSVIIQVLYFKRTGKRVFLMAPIHHHYEKKGWAEPQIVIRFWIISLILAMIGLATLKVR from the coding sequence ATGTTATACTGGCTGACGGCGCTCTCGGATGGCGGCGATTTTTATAACCTCTTTCGGTACATCACTTTTCGGGCAGGTGGCGCGTTTATGACGGCGCTGCTGTTTGGGTTTATTTTTGGACCGCCGCTGATCAACGTGCTGCGGCGCAAACAAGGCAAAGGGCAACCGATCCGTGATGATGGGCCTGAGGGGCATTTTAGCAAGGTCGGCACGCCAACCATGGGCGGGCTTTTGATTGTCGGGGCGCTGACCACATCGACGCTGCTCTGGGCGCGGCTTGATAACCCCTTTGTGTGGATGGTTCTTTTTGTGACCCTGTCATTTGCGGCAATTGGATTTGCCGATGACTATGCCAAAGTGTCTAAACAGAACACCGCGGGCGTGTCAGGTAAGATACGGATTTTGCTGGGTATTATCATTGCAGGGGTCGCGGGCTACTGGGCCGCGCAATATCACCCCGAGGATCTGACCAACCAACTGGCATTGCCTATTTTCAAGGACACGTTGATCAATCTGGGCGTGATGTTCATCCCCTTCGCGATCATCGTGATCGTGGGGGCGGCCAATGCAGTGAACCTGACCGATGGCCTGGATGGGCTGGCAATTATGCCAGTGATGATTGCTGCGGCGACCTTTGGGATCATCGCCTATGCGGTGGGCCGGACCGACTTTACCGAATATCTGGACGTGCATTACGTGCCGCAAACTGGCGAGATTTTGGTCTTTTCAGCCGGGCTGATCGGCGGCGGTTTGGGCTTCTTGTGGTATAATGCCCCCCCCGCAGCCGTCTTTATGGGCGATACCGGATCACTGGCGCTTGGCGGGGCATTGGGGGCCATTGCGGTGGCCACAAAGCATGAAATCGTGCTGGCCATTGTCGGCGGGCTTTTCGTGGTCGAGGCACTGTCGGTGATCATCCAGGTGCTCTATTTCAAACGGACGGGCAAACGGGTCTTCCTGATGGCGCCGATCCACCACCATTATGAGAAAAAGGGCTGGGCCGAGCCGCAAATCGTGATCCGGTTCTGGATTATCTCCTTGATCCTCGCGATGATCGGATTGGCGACATTGAAGGTGCGCTGA
- the murF gene encoding UDP-N-acetylmuramoyl-tripeptide--D-alanyl-D-alanine ligase — translation MSLWTSSDAAAATGGHSTTVWNAQGVSIDTRTIRPGDLFVALKDIRDGHDFVAQALEKGAAAALVSHRPENVDSNAPLLIVPDVLKGLEDLGRAARARTRARIAAITGSVGKTSVKEMLRTVLSRQGNCHAAEASYNNHWGVPLTLARMPADCDYAVIEIGMSNPGEITPLSQMAQPHVAMVTTVAAAHLAAFDSLAGIAVEKACIMDGLLPRGIAVLNGDIETSQILQDHAAEMGIKKTLFGEQGGDWMVQDVRLTGDVTIINARHADQHYLFKLSVPGRHFAMNAVGVLAVTDALGADPVAASLDIAGWVPPAGRGTREMIVTDPANEESIELLDDAFNANPTSLAASLEVLAASAPQDHVGRLVKGRRIAILGDMLELGDDEVGMHRAIAGSPYLNDIDLVHCAGPLMHHLWLALPDEKRGQWAETAQELVGQTPRLVDAGDVVLVKGSKGSNVSLVVDAIRKLGHRRSQEN, via the coding sequence ATGAGCCTTTGGACCTCATCGGATGCAGCCGCCGCCACCGGCGGGCACAGCACCACGGTGTGGAACGCGCAAGGGGTGTCGATTGACACGCGAACGATCCGGCCGGGCGATCTGTTTGTCGCGCTGAAAGACATCCGGGACGGGCATGATTTTGTGGCGCAAGCGCTTGAGAAAGGGGCAGCTGCCGCATTGGTCAGCCACCGGCCCGAGAATGTGGACAGCAATGCGCCGCTTTTGATCGTGCCAGACGTGCTGAAAGGGCTTGAGGATCTGGGCCGGGCCGCACGGGCGCGGACACGGGCGCGGATTGCGGCCATTACCGGCTCTGTCGGGAAAACCTCTGTAAAGGAAATGCTGCGGACGGTCTTGTCGCGGCAAGGCAACTGCCACGCGGCGGAGGCCTCATATAACAACCATTGGGGGGTGCCGCTGACCTTGGCGCGGATGCCCGCCGATTGCGATTACGCGGTGATCGAAATCGGGATGAGCAACCCGGGCGAGATCACACCGCTGTCGCAAATGGCCCAACCGCATGTGGCGATGGTGACAACCGTCGCAGCGGCGCATCTGGCAGCATTTGACAGCCTTGCGGGGATCGCCGTGGAAAAGGCGTGCATTATGGATGGGCTGCTGCCGCGGGGGATTGCGGTACTGAACGGGGATATCGAAACCAGCCAGATTTTGCAGGATCATGCCGCTGAGATGGGGATCAAAAAGACCCTGTTCGGGGAACAGGGCGGGGACTGGATGGTGCAGGATGTGCGGCTGACGGGGGATGTGACAATCATCAATGCCCGCCATGCCGATCAACACTATCTGTTCAAGCTTTCAGTGCCGGGGCGGCATTTTGCAATGAACGCGGTTGGGGTACTGGCCGTGACTGACGCGCTGGGGGCGGACCCGGTGGCGGCGTCGCTTGATATTGCAGGCTGGGTGCCACCTGCGGGGCGGGGAACGCGCGAAATGATCGTGACGGACCCGGCCAATGAAGAAAGCATTGAGCTGCTGGATGACGCGTTCAACGCCAACCCGACATCACTGGCCGCATCGCTTGAGGTGCTGGCGGCGTCTGCCCCGCAAGACCATGTCGGACGGTTGGTCAAGGGGCGGCGGATTGCGATCCTGGGCGATATGCTGGAACTGGGCGATGATGAGGTGGGCATGCACAGGGCCATCGCTGGGAGCCCTTATTTGAACGATATCGATTTGGTGCATTGCGCCGGGCCGCTGATGCATCACCTGTGGCTGGCGCTGCCTGATGAAAAACGCGGGCAATGGGCCGAAACCGCGCAAGAGCTGGTCGGACAAACGCCGCGCCTGGTGGATGCAGGCGATGTTGTGCTGGTGAAGGGCTCAAAGGGCAGTAATGTCAGCCTTGTCGTTGACGCCATCCGCAAACTGGGGCATCGGCGCTCCCAAGAAAACTAA
- a CDS encoding UDP-N-acetylmuramoyl-L-alanyl-D-glutamate--2,6-diaminopimelate ligase, which translates to MKSLAELGLRAQGGAEAQINGLAVDSRQVKPGFLFAALPGAQVHGGEFIQYALRMQAAAILTDAKGAEIAAQELAASDAALIIAEDPRQTLAQTASLWFGPHPASVVAVTGTNGKTSVATFCRQIWEEMELAAINLGTTGVEGAWTDPLQHTKLEPTTPQPITLHRVLAEARDHGVTHVAMEASSHGLDQRRLDGVVLAAAGFSNFTQDHLDYHETSEAYFEAKMGLFRRVLSEDGVAVINLDDPHGAQVAEICTARGQEVISVGHYSDARLRLTAQRFDGTGQDILFTWQGKSHQARLNLIGGFQGENVLLAAGLVIAAGAPPEDVFDTLPHLHTVRGRMQLAATRENGAAVFVDYAHTPDAVKSALQAMKPHVMGRTIALVGAGGDRDPGKRPLMGAAAAQNADIVIVTDDNPRSEDPASIRAAVMAGAVGAGGTDSITEVGDRAEAILRGIDMLAPGDALLIAGKGHETGQIVGDTVLPFDDVEQASVAVAALEGRI; encoded by the coding sequence ATGAAATCGCTGGCGGAATTGGGATTGCGCGCACAAGGCGGGGCCGAGGCTCAGATCAACGGCCTGGCCGTTGACAGCCGTCAGGTCAAGCCAGGTTTCCTGTTTGCCGCGCTGCCCGGTGCGCAGGTACATGGCGGTGAATTTATCCAATATGCCTTGCGGATGCAGGCCGCTGCCATTCTGACCGACGCCAAGGGCGCCGAGATTGCAGCGCAGGAACTGGCTGCATCTGATGCCGCCCTGATCATCGCCGAAGACCCGCGCCAAACGCTTGCGCAAACCGCTTCGCTCTGGTTCGGACCGCACCCGGCTTCTGTTGTGGCGGTCACCGGGACCAATGGGAAGACCTCGGTCGCCACCTTCTGCCGGCAAATCTGGGAAGAAATGGAACTGGCCGCGATCAACCTGGGCACCACCGGGGTTGAAGGGGCGTGGACCGATCCTCTGCAACATACAAAGCTGGAACCGACAACGCCGCAGCCGATCACGCTGCACCGGGTTCTGGCCGAGGCGCGCGATCACGGTGTCACCCATGTGGCGATGGAGGCATCATCACACGGGCTGGATCAAAGGCGTCTGGATGGGGTCGTTCTGGCGGCTGCTGGCTTTTCGAATTTTACCCAGGATCATCTCGACTATCACGAAACCTCAGAGGCTTATTTTGAAGCTAAGATGGGCCTTTTTCGCCGGGTCTTGTCCGAAGATGGGGTTGCTGTAATCAATCTTGATGACCCGCATGGGGCGCAGGTTGCAGAGATTTGCACTGCGCGCGGCCAAGAGGTGATCAGCGTTGGCCACTACTCTGATGCGCGTTTGCGGCTCACGGCGCAGCGGTTTGATGGCACGGGGCAAGACATCCTGTTCACCTGGCAGGGCAAATCGCATCAGGCGCGGCTGAACCTGATTGGCGGGTTCCAGGGCGAAAACGTGCTGCTGGCTGCAGGGCTCGTGATCGCAGCGGGCGCGCCGCCGGAAGACGTGTTTGACACGCTGCCGCATCTGCATACCGTCCGTGGCCGGATGCAACTGGCAGCCACCCGCGAAAACGGGGCGGCGGTGTTTGTTGATTATGCGCATACACCTGATGCAGTGAAATCGGCGCTTCAGGCGATGAAACCGCATGTGATGGGGCGGACCATCGCGCTTGTTGGCGCGGGCGGTGATCGGGACCCGGGCAAGCGGCCTTTGATGGGGGCGGCAGCGGCGCAGAATGCAGACATCGTGATCGTCACCGATGACAACCCCCGCTCGGAAGACCCCGCCAGCATCCGCGCGGCCGTTATGGCCGGTGCGGTAGGCGCGGGGGGCACAGACAGCATTACCGAGGTCGGCGACCGGGCCGAGGCGATCTTGCGGGGCATCGACATGCTTGCCCCCGGTGACGCGCTGCTGATCGCAGGCAAGGGGCATGAAACCGGGCAGATCGTCGGCGACACGGTTCTGCCCTTTGATGATGTGGAACAGGCCAGCGTGGCCGTGGCGGCGTTGGAAGGGCGGATATGA
- a CDS encoding penicillin-binding protein 2: MTRTPLRPLARILKAREKGENPDAIEAENRRKRHEEMADKQRQRAEGRLLVLGLAFFLAFGAIGMRMGTLASSVPEEPRASAVGNPIIGQRSDIVDRNGRILATNLATHSLYAHPQDMINPVHAATELVKIFPELDADELLTDFTGSRKFLWIRRQISPEQMQAVHDIGSPGLLFGPREMRLYPNGPIAAHILGGASYGREGVASAEVIGVAGVERQFDAYLRDPANEGAPLELSIDLTVQAAAEQVLAGGMTIMNAKGATSILMDAHTGEIISMVSLPDFDPNNRPRVLLEGDQSDSPLFNRAVQGVYELGSTFKIFAVAQAMELGLINPNTMIDTQGPLTWGRFRIRDFHDYGPELSATDVIVESSNIGTARIAMQIGAERQRDFLGALGFFQPTPVEMIEAPTGKPLLPPNWSEISAMTISYGHGLSASPLHLAAAYATIANGGTQVTPTLLRTPNPAPGPRVMSEAVARRSVQMLRQVVSRGTASFGDVQGYLVGGKTGTADKPRENGGGYYDDKVIATFASVFPANDPEYVLIVTLDEPEIHTLGEDRRTAGWTAVPVAAEMIRRVAPLLGLRPQMDSAQSVGVTLTSN; the protein is encoded by the coding sequence ATGACGCGCACGCCGCTGCGGCCTTTGGCCCGCATCCTGAAAGCCCGCGAAAAGGGCGAAAACCCGGACGCGATCGAAGCGGAAAACCGGCGCAAGCGGCATGAGGAAATGGCCGACAAGCAGCGTCAGCGCGCCGAAGGACGGCTGTTGGTGTTGGGGCTTGCGTTTTTCCTGGCCTTCGGGGCCATTGGGATGCGGATGGGCACGCTGGCCTCCTCCGTGCCGGAAGAGCCGCGCGCAAGCGCAGTTGGCAATCCGATTATCGGGCAGCGGTCTGATATTGTTGACAGAAATGGACGTATTCTGGCGACGAACCTGGCGACGCATTCGCTTTATGCGCATCCCCAGGACATGATCAACCCGGTCCATGCTGCGACCGAATTGGTCAAGATCTTTCCCGAACTTGATGCCGATGAGCTGCTGACCGATTTCACCGGCTCGCGCAAATTTTTGTGGATTCGCCGGCAAATCAGCCCCGAACAGATGCAGGCCGTGCATGATATCGGCAGCCCCGGCTTGCTGTTCGGCCCGCGTGAGATGCGGCTTTATCCAAACGGTCCGATTGCGGCGCATATCCTGGGCGGGGCCTCTTACGGTCGCGAAGGGGTGGCCAGCGCCGAGGTGATCGGCGTGGCGGGGGTCGAACGCCAGTTTGACGCTTACTTACGCGATCCCGCCAATGAGGGCGCGCCGCTTGAGCTGTCCATCGATCTGACCGTGCAGGCCGCCGCCGAACAGGTGCTGGCAGGCGGCATGACCATCATGAACGCCAAAGGCGCCACCTCGATCCTGATGGATGCGCATACTGGCGAGATTATCTCAATGGTGTCCTTGCCGGATTTTGACCCCAATAACCGCCCGCGGGTGCTGCTTGAGGGTGATCAATCGGACAGCCCGCTGTTTAACCGCGCGGTGCAGGGGGTCTATGAGCTGGGTTCGACCTTCAAAATCTTTGCGGTCGCCCAAGCGATGGAACTGGGTTTGATCAACCCCAACACCATGATCGACACGCAAGGGCCTTTGACCTGGGGCCGTTTCCGCATCCGGGATTTCCATGATTACGGGCCTGAATTGTCGGCCACTGATGTGATCGTGGAATCCTCAAATATCGGGACGGCGCGCATCGCCATGCAAATCGGGGCCGAACGGCAGCGCGATTTTCTGGGCGCGCTTGGGTTTTTCCAGCCAACCCCGGTTGAGATGATCGAAGCGCCTACGGGTAAACCGCTTTTGCCGCCAAACTGGTCTGAAATCTCGGCAATGACAATTTCTTACGGGCACGGGCTGTCGGCCTCGCCGCTGCATTTGGCTGCGGCCTATGCGACCATCGCCAATGGCGGTACGCAGGTGACACCGACTTTGCTGCGCACCCCAAACCCCGCGCCTGGACCGCGGGTGATGTCCGAAGCCGTGGCGCGGCGCTCGGTGCAGATGTTGCGGCAAGTGGTCTCGCGCGGGACCGCCTCTTTTGGGGATGTGCAGGGCTATCTGGTAGGCGGTAAGACGGGGACCGCCGATAAGCCGCGCGAAAATGGCGGCGGCTATTATGATGACAAGGTGATCGCGACATTCGCAAGCGTGTTCCCTGCCAATGATCCTGAATATGTGCTGATCGTGACGCTGGACGAGCCGGAGATCCACACGCTGGGCGAAGATCGCCGCACTGCCGGTTGGACGGCTGTGCCTGTCGCCGCCGAGATGATCAGGCGCGTTGCGCCGCTGCTTGGGTTGCGGCCACAGATGGACAGCGCGCAATCAGTCGGTGTAACACTCACGTCAAACTGA
- a CDS encoding cell division protein FtsL produces the protein MRGLFYVMAALAVIGLAFWAYQENYKTQAAIKDVRNLHVQIGGAHERLGMLRAEWAYLNRPDRLTDLADLNFDRLGLLPLMPEAFGAVDQVIYPLPPIAPITNPIELSADDLAALENDL, from the coding sequence ATGCGTGGTTTGTTTTATGTGATGGCCGCCTTGGCGGTGATCGGGCTGGCCTTTTGGGCCTATCAGGAAAATTACAAAACGCAGGCGGCGATCAAGGATGTGCGCAATTTGCATGTGCAAATCGGCGGCGCGCATGAGCGTTTGGGCATGCTGCGGGCAGAATGGGCCTATCTGAACCGGCCCGACCGGCTGACCGATCTGGCGGACCTGAATTTCGACCGACTGGGCCTGTTGCCACTGATGCCCGAGGCCTTTGGCGCCGTTGATCAGGTAATCTATCCGCTGCCGCCCATTGCGCCGATCACGAACCCGATTGAGCTGTCCGCCGATGATCTTGCCGCGTTGGAGAATGACCTATGA
- the rsmH gene encoding 16S rRNA (cytosine(1402)-N(4))-methyltransferase RsmH, producing MTAAASTSPHIPVLIRPLIAAVSPVSGVWLDGTFGNGGYTRALLAAGADKVIGVDRDPLAFEMAAAWIGDFGDRIETVAGVFSKLDEYASDLDGVVLDLGVSSMQLDIAARGFSFMRDGPLDMRMSQSGVSAADLCNEASEAELADIIYLFGEERASRRIAKAIVAARPLTTTLQLAKVVEGCLPRAKPGQSHPATRTFQALRIAVNNEYEELAQGLMAAERALKPGGQLAVVTFHSVEDRMVKRFLQARSGNTANANRYAPETAQITPAWRIEKRKAIGPDDQELAENPRARSSKLRVAIRTDAPAEDIDPGALGMPMKKRKGGR from the coding sequence ATGACTGCTGCCGCGTCCACTTCACCTCACATTCCCGTCCTGATCAGACCGCTCATCGCAGCGGTTTCGCCCGTTTCTGGGGTCTGGCTTGATGGCACCTTTGGCAATGGGGGCTATACGCGCGCACTGCTGGCCGCTGGCGCGGATAAGGTGATCGGCGTTGACCGTGACCCCCTGGCCTTTGAGATGGCGGCGGCATGGATCGGTGACTTCGGCGACCGGATCGAAACGGTGGCGGGTGTGTTTTCCAAACTCGATGAATACGCGTCGGATCTGGATGGGGTCGTGCTGGATCTTGGGGTCAGTTCGATGCAGCTGGATATCGCCGCACGCGGCTTTTCCTTCATGCGCGACGGGCCGCTGGATATGCGGATGTCGCAATCGGGGGTCTCAGCGGCTGATCTGTGCAATGAAGCCAGCGAAGCTGAACTGGCTGATATCATTTATCTTTTCGGGGAAGAGCGCGCCTCGCGCCGGATCGCCAAGGCAATTGTAGCTGCGCGCCCGCTGACCACAACTTTGCAATTGGCAAAGGTTGTCGAAGGCTGCCTGCCGCGCGCCAAACCGGGGCAATCGCACCCGGCCACGCGGACCTTTCAGGCGCTGCGGATCGCGGTGAACAACGAATATGAAGAATTGGCGCAGGGGCTAATGGCTGCTGAGCGGGCCTTAAAGCCGGGCGGGCAATTGGCAGTCGTGACCTTTCATTCGGTCGAGGACCGGATGGTCAAAAGGTTCTTGCAGGCTCGGTCCGGCAATACGGCCAATGCCAATCGTTACGCGCCCGAAACGGCGCAGATCACTCCGGCCTGGCGGATTGAAAAGCGCAAGGCGATTGGGCCGGATGACCAAGAGCTGGCAGAAAATCCGCGTGCGCGCTCGTCCAAATTGCGGGTGGCGATCCGCACGGACGCACCGGCCGAGGATATCGACCCAGGTGCGCTGGGCATGCCAATGAAGAAACGAAAGGGGGGCAGGTAA
- a CDS encoding cell division/cell wall cluster transcriptional repressor MraZ encodes MVLSFTGEHTQKVDGKGRMSIPADFRRVLESGDPEWTSGLSPRMYLLYGDHLKNQLHGYTVEEFNKVVDQINALPRGSANKKKLSRLIIGQSIRLEVDKDGRTVMPIKQRQKLGLTDGELTFSGLGDHFEIWKAETFAAEVAEDLSDWLEEQEDGFDPLILLDE; translated from the coding sequence GTGGTTCTGAGTTTTACAGGCGAACACACCCAAAAGGTGGACGGTAAGGGGCGCATGTCGATCCCTGCCGATTTTCGTCGCGTGCTCGAATCTGGTGACCCTGAGTGGACCTCCGGCCTGTCCCCGCGCATGTATCTTCTTTATGGTGATCACCTGAAAAACCAGCTGCATGGTTATACAGTTGAAGAATTCAACAAGGTCGTTGATCAGATCAACGCATTGCCCCGCGGCTCGGCCAATAAGAAAAAACTGTCCCGTTTGATCATTGGTCAATCCATCCGGCTTGAGGTGGATAAGGATGGGCGCACCGTCATGCCTATCAAGCAGCGCCAAAAGCTGGGGCTGACAGATGGCGAGCTGACATTCAGCGGTTTGGGCGACCACTTTGAAATCTGGAAAGCCGAGACATTCGCCGCCGAAGTAGCCGAAGATCTGAGTGATTGGCTTGAAGAGCAGGAGGATGGCTTTGATCCGCTCATCCTGCTGGATGAGTAG
- the hemP gene encoding hemin uptake protein HemP codes for MSFQSAPQAMKPIADTLPTYLANDLTKEGDQAHIVLGDQTYTLRITRAGKLILTK; via the coding sequence ATGTCATTTCAATCAGCCCCCCAAGCCATGAAGCCCATCGCAGACACGCTGCCGACCTATTTGGCAAACGACCTGACCAAAGAGGGTGATCAGGCCCATATCGTGCTTGGCGATCAGACCTACACATTGCGCATCACCCGCGCGGGCAAACTGATCCTGACCAAATGA
- a CDS encoding imelysin family protein, which yields MKPTYLASTALCLALATPALAVETTDVLGTYADIAAANYADSVTTAKTLQAAVNALVADPSAANLQAAKDAWLAARVPYQQTEVFRFGNAIVDDWEGKVNAWPLDEGLIDYVDASYGGPTDENAAAALNVIANASFELSGETIDASEITPALLEDTLQEADGVEANVATGYHAVEFLLWGQDLNGHGTGAGNRPWTDYAAGDACTNGNCDRRGEYLVAATDLLVSDLEWMAAQWVEGGDARAELTADADAGIAAILTGMGSLSYGETAGERMRLGVMLNDPEEEHSCFADNTHNDHFYNGVGIQSVYLGSYTGIDGTVVSGPSLSELVAETDAALDLEMRTKLSDAVLALGRIKTAAESGFTYDMMLERGNEAGEALIMGGVNGLIDQTRSIERVIAALGADGIEIEGSDSLDDPEAVFQ from the coding sequence ATGAAACCCACCTATCTTGCGTCAACGGCACTCTGCTTGGCACTCGCGACGCCTGCTCTGGCGGTCGAAACGACTGATGTTCTCGGCACATATGCAGATATCGCCGCAGCAAACTATGCTGACAGCGTGACAACAGCGAAAACGCTGCAAGCCGCCGTCAACGCGCTGGTCGCTGATCCATCTGCCGCCAATCTGCAGGCCGCAAAAGACGCATGGTTGGCCGCGCGTGTCCCCTACCAGCAAACCGAAGTGTTCCGCTTTGGCAATGCCATCGTTGATGATTGGGAAGGCAAAGTGAACGCATGGCCGTTGGACGAAGGTCTGATTGACTATGTCGATGCATCTTACGGTGGGCCAACCGACGAAAACGCCGCGGCTGCGCTGAACGTGATCGCAAACGCGTCGTTTGAGCTGTCCGGCGAAACCATCGACGCCTCTGAAATCACACCTGCCCTGCTGGAAGACACCCTGCAAGAGGCCGACGGTGTCGAGGCCAATGTTGCAACCGGCTATCACGCGGTTGAGTTCCTGCTTTGGGGTCAAGATCTGAACGGTCACGGCACAGGCGCAGGTAACCGCCCTTGGACTGATTACGCCGCAGGTGACGCCTGCACAAACGGCAATTGTGACCGCCGCGGTGAATACCTGGTGGCTGCGACTGATCTGCTGGTCTCTGATCTGGAATGGATGGCCGCACAATGGGTCGAAGGCGGCGATGCGCGCGCTGAGCTGACCGCCGATGCCGATGCCGGTATCGCGGCAATCCTGACCGGTATGGGCTCTCTGTCATACGGTGAAACAGCTGGTGAGCGGATGCGCCTTGGCGTGATGCTGAACGATCCAGAAGAAGAGCATTCCTGCTTTGCCGACAACACCCATAACGACCATTTCTACAATGGCGTTGGCATCCAGTCTGTCTATCTGGGCAGCTATACCGGCATCGATGGCACCGTTGTCAGCGGCCCATCTTTGTCCGAGCTGGTTGCAGAAACGGATGCAGCCCTCGATCTGGAAATGCGCACCAAACTGTCGGACGCTGTTCTGGCCCTGGGCCGGATCAAAACAGCTGCAGAATCCGGCTTTACCTATGACATGATGCTGGAACGCGGCAATGAAGCTGGCGAAGCGCTGATCATGGGCGGTGTGAACGGTCTGATCGACCAAACACGATCAATTGAACGTGTGATCGCTGCTTTGGGTGCGGATGGTATCGAAATCGAAGGCTCTGACAGCCTTGACGATCCAGAAGCCGTCTTCCAGTAA
- a CDS encoding di-heme oxidoredictase family protein — protein MRLKKVKSAYILPFAIAAGSLALADSLGVQWDHLDDPHLNTVSRTAAEATRIAAATAIATDFTAPQRFEDKPAGAATVRAMQTANAFSEASGNISFEDQLNFKVGNGLFRKLWVSSPSSTLASDGLGPLYNARSCQRCHIKDGRGHPPANADDNAISIFLRVSIPAPPEAAQVDIHDYIATLPDPTYGSQLQDFAVQGHPSEYRFDVTYTEELITLADGVQVPLRHPTYRAADLGYGPLHPDAMLSPRVAPQMIGLGLLEAIPAADILAGAEPDDLDGDGISGRPNVVWSAEYDQPMLGRFGLKAGSPTIREQSASAFAGDIGISTPLFPAGAGECTAAQTTCLNAIHGDGDDRGTELDAEGLDLVTFYSRNLGVPARRNLDDPQVLLGKQVFYETGCIACHTPSFVTHRLEDQPAQSFQLIWPYTDMLLHDMGPGLADNRPEARATGTEWRTPPLWGIGLTEQVSGHTYFLHDGRARSLLEAVLWHGGEAQAQRDAVIDMTTENRDALIAFLESL, from the coding sequence ATGCGTCTTAAAAAGGTCAAATCAGCCTATATACTGCCCTTCGCAATTGCGGCGGGCAGTCTTGCTTTGGCGGATAGTCTTGGCGTTCAATGGGATCATCTGGACGATCCGCACCTGAACACCGTTTCCCGCACTGCGGCCGAGGCCACGCGTATTGCAGCAGCCACCGCGATCGCCACTGATTTCACCGCCCCCCAACGGTTTGAGGACAAACCCGCAGGTGCCGCCACCGTCCGCGCAATGCAGACCGCCAACGCCTTTTCCGAAGCCTCTGGCAATATAAGCTTTGAGGATCAGCTGAACTTTAAGGTCGGCAATGGTCTGTTCCGTAAGCTGTGGGTGTCCTCCCCTTCATCCACCTTGGCATCCGATGGGTTGGGCCCGCTTTACAATGCCCGCTCTTGCCAGCGCTGCCATATTAAAGACGGGCGCGGGCACCCGCCTGCCAATGCCGATGACAACGCGATCTCAATCTTTCTGCGCGTCTCCATCCCTGCCCCGCCTGAGGCCGCGCAGGTGGATATTCACGACTATATCGCGACCCTGCCCGATCCGACCTATGGCAGCCAGCTGCAGGACTTTGCCGTGCAGGGGCATCCCTCTGAATACCGGTTTGATGTCACTTACACCGAAGAGCTGATTACCTTGGCAGATGGGGTGCAGGTCCCGCTGCGCCATCCAACCTACCGGGCCGCTGATCTGGGCTATGGGCCATTGCACCCCGACGCGATGCTCAGCCCCCGCGTCGCCCCCCAGATGATCGGGCTTGGCCTGCTTGAGGCGATCCCTGCGGCCGATATTCTGGCGGGCGCTGAGCCGGATGATCTGGATGGGGATGGCATTTCCGGGCGTCCGAATGTCGTCTGGTCTGCCGAATATGATCAGCCCATGCTGGGCCGGTTCGGGCTGAAGGCCGGATCGCCCACGATACGCGAACAATCCGCCAGTGCTTTTGCGGGTGATATCGGCATCTCAACCCCGCTGTTTCCGGCAGGTGCAGGTGAATGCACTGCGGCACAGACCACATGCCTGAACGCTATCCATGGCGATGGCGACGATCGCGGGACAGAGTTGGATGCCGAGGGCCTTGATCTGGTTACCTTCTATAGCCGGAACCTGGGCGTTCCGGCCCGGCGCAATCTGGATGATCCGCAGGTGCTGCTGGGCAAGCAGGTCTTTTATGAAACCGGCTGCATCGCCTGCCACACCCCCAGCTTTGTCACCCACAGGCTGGAGGACCAACCTGCGCAGAGCTTTCAGCTGATCTGGCCCTACACAGATATGCTGCTGCATGATATGGGGCCCGGACTGGCCGATAACCGGCCCGAGGCCCGGGCAACCGGCACCGAATGGCGCACGCCGCCGCTTTGGGGGATCGGCCTGACCGAACAAGTTAGCGGGCACACGTATTTCCTGCATGATGGCCGGGCCCGGTCGCTGCTTGAGGCCGTGCTGTGGCATGGCGGTGAAGCCCAGGCCCAGCGTGATGCCGTGATCGACATGACAACCGAAAACCGCGACGCGTTGATCGCATTCCTGGAGAGCCTATGA